One Agrobacterium vaccinii DNA window includes the following coding sequences:
- a CDS encoding MBL fold metallo-hydrolase codes for MMLRMLILAVSGLLIAGAASAQQQPSRPSVSRPPISQCQAIAQSLPDVTFASVKSADVRLAQATAKEEVAIQYIGHSTFLITSPEGVTIATDYNGVYRPPVTPIVVTMNNAHSTHYTMHPDPGIKHVLHGWSDVPGEKAVHKLQVRDVYIRNVTSDIRNRWGGGGLLQKDGNSIFIFEVAGLCIGHLGHLHYELTETQYAEIGRLDVLMVPVDGGLTMGSDSMSRIVKRLRSALILPMHQPNALEQFLVTFGKQFTIAYASDPVIRVSMRSLPRQPQILVPQGM; via the coding sequence TTGATGCTTCGCATGCTCATTCTTGCAGTGTCAGGGCTTTTGATTGCTGGCGCCGCATCGGCTCAGCAGCAGCCGAGCCGTCCCTCCGTGAGCCGCCCTCCGATCAGCCAGTGCCAGGCGATTGCTCAAAGTCTGCCGGACGTTACCTTTGCAAGCGTCAAGTCTGCGGATGTCCGGCTGGCTCAAGCCACGGCGAAGGAAGAGGTGGCGATACAATATATCGGCCACTCGACATTTCTGATTACCTCGCCGGAAGGCGTGACAATTGCCACTGATTATAACGGCGTCTACCGCCCGCCCGTCACACCAATTGTGGTGACGATGAACAATGCGCATTCGACGCATTACACGATGCACCCGGACCCCGGTATCAAACACGTTCTGCATGGTTGGAGCGATGTTCCGGGCGAGAAGGCGGTGCATAAATTGCAGGTGAGAGATGTCTATATCCGCAATGTGACCTCAGACATTCGCAACCGCTGGGGCGGCGGTGGGCTGTTGCAGAAGGATGGAAACTCAATCTTCATTTTCGAGGTCGCAGGTCTGTGCATCGGTCATCTCGGCCATCTGCATTATGAGCTGACGGAAACGCAATATGCCGAAATCGGGCGTCTGGATGTGCTGATGGTGCCAGTGGATGGAGGGCTGACCATGGGCTCCGACAGTATGAGCCGGATCGTCAAACGCCTTCGCTCGGCGCTTATCCTGCCCATGCATCAACCCAATGCGCTGGAGCAGTTTCTGGTGACATTCGGCAAGCAGTTTACGATCGCCTATGCCTCCGACCCGGTGATCCGGGTCTCGATGAGAAGCCTTCCCCGCCAGCCGCAAATTCTCGTGCCGCAAGGCATGTAA
- a CDS encoding TIGR00282 family metallophosphoesterase: protein MRLLFLGDMVGKSGRTAVWERLPGLISDLKLDFVIVNGENAAGGFGITEEIYLETINAGADVVTTGNHVWDQKEAVSFCERHDQFLRPANYPKGTPGKGSGLFYGRNGARILVANIMGRVFMHPELDDPFSSAESILGACPLGEQADAIVFDFHAEATSEKQCFGHFVDGRASFVVGTHTHVPTADAQILNGGTAYMSDAGMCGDYDSSLGMEKEEPINRFISKMPKGRFEAASGPATICGVGVEISDRTGLAEKIAPLRMGPRLSETVPAFWA, encoded by the coding sequence ATGAGACTTCTTTTTCTCGGAGACATGGTTGGCAAGTCGGGCCGCACGGCGGTGTGGGAGCGTCTTCCGGGGCTGATCTCCGATCTCAAGCTGGATTTCGTCATCGTCAACGGCGAGAACGCCGCTGGCGGTTTCGGCATCACCGAGGAAATTTATCTCGAGACGATCAACGCCGGTGCCGACGTCGTGACGACCGGCAATCACGTCTGGGACCAGAAAGAGGCGGTGTCCTTTTGCGAACGGCACGACCAGTTTCTGCGGCCTGCCAATTACCCCAAGGGCACGCCAGGTAAGGGCTCCGGTCTGTTTTATGGCCGCAACGGCGCGCGTATTCTTGTCGCCAACATCATGGGGCGTGTCTTCATGCATCCAGAGCTAGATGATCCCTTCAGCTCCGCGGAAAGCATTCTGGGTGCCTGCCCGCTGGGTGAACAGGCGGATGCCATCGTGTTCGATTTCCACGCCGAGGCGACCAGCGAAAAGCAGTGCTTCGGCCATTTCGTGGATGGTCGCGCAAGCTTCGTCGTCGGCACCCACACGCATGTGCCGACGGCAGACGCTCAAATCCTGAACGGCGGCACGGCCTACATGTCGGATGCAGGCATGTGCGGCGATTATGACTCTTCGCTCGGCATGGAAAAGGAAGAGCCGATCAACCGGTTCATTTCCAAAATGCCGAAGGGCCGTTTCGAAGCGGCCAGCGGTCCCGCGACCATCTGTGGCGTTGGTGTGGAGATTTCCGACCGCACGGGGCTGGCGGAGAAGATCGCGCCGCTGCGGATGGGGCCGCGTTTGTCGGAGACGGTTCCGGCTTTTTGGGCTTGA
- a CDS encoding 5-formyltetrahydrofolate cyclo-ligase, which produces MTAGLPDKARIRMERLALRDAFSVEERRAKSLVIAAHGAMALDVTDGPIISGFMPIRSEPDLRLLMETLRWKGARICLPVVLGPETIVFREFAEEGELVKTGFGTTGPDGNAVVLDPEILLVPLSAFDAAGHRIGYGAGHYDRAIAKLHAKGLDTTLIGIAFDCQEVPSVPAQPHDVALDAVLTESGMRYFKGRTAG; this is translated from the coding sequence ATGACGGCGGGTCTGCCTGACAAAGCACGGATCAGAATGGAGCGTCTCGCCTTGCGGGACGCTTTTTCCGTTGAAGAGCGCCGTGCAAAAAGTCTCGTTATCGCCGCACATGGTGCGATGGCGCTGGATGTGACGGATGGTCCGATTATCTCTGGTTTTATGCCCATCCGCTCCGAGCCGGACCTGCGCCTCCTGATGGAGACGTTGCGCTGGAAGGGTGCCAGGATTTGCCTGCCCGTGGTTCTTGGACCGGAGACGATTGTCTTCCGGGAATTTGCCGAGGAAGGCGAACTGGTCAAAACTGGCTTCGGCACCACAGGCCCGGATGGAAATGCGGTGGTGCTGGACCCGGAGATTTTGCTGGTGCCGCTATCGGCTTTCGACGCGGCAGGCCACAGGATTGGCTATGGAGCCGGGCATTACGACCGGGCAATTGCCAAACTTCACGCAAAAGGACTTGATACAACCCTTATCGGCATTGCATTCGACTGCCAGGAAGTGCCATCAGTGCCCGCGCAGCCGCACGATGTGGCGCTGGATGCCGTTCTGACCGAGAGCGGCATGCGTTACTTCAAGGGCAGGACGGCTGGATGA
- a CDS encoding hemolysin family protein — MIVVLLTVLNGVLAMSELAVVSSRPARLKVLAAQGSRGAGMALTLGENPGRFLSTVQIGITLVGVLSGAFSGATLGARFTGWLLEQGVPDRAADAIGVGVVVVAITYLSLIVGELVPKQIALRDPEKVAVRVSPAMVMLSKIGAPVVWLLDRSGKLVLALLGHSGESNASVTDDEIRTVLAEAHSAGVIETEESAMITSVMRLADRNARGLMTPRRDVEVVDIEDTAEEIREQLRATQRSRLPVRNGASDEILGVLFAKDAFDALASGRELNIRELLREVPVVSDLTSAVDVIQSLRRSTVHMVLVYDEYGHFEGIISSGDVLEAITGAFQEDDGEEPAMVEREDGSFLVAGWMPADEFADRMGFQISDDAEFETVAGLVLDEFRRLPELGEHITRNGWRFEVIDLDGHRIDKVLVSRAA, encoded by the coding sequence ATGATCGTGGTTCTGCTCACCGTACTCAACGGTGTGCTTGCCATGTCCGAACTTGCCGTTGTCTCCTCCAGACCGGCGAGGCTAAAAGTGCTTGCCGCGCAAGGCAGCAGAGGCGCCGGCATGGCGCTCACCCTTGGAGAAAACCCCGGACGCTTTCTTTCCACCGTGCAGATCGGCATTACGCTGGTCGGTGTTCTCTCTGGTGCTTTCTCCGGCGCCACGCTTGGTGCCCGTTTTACCGGATGGCTTCTTGAACAGGGCGTGCCGGACCGCGCAGCTGACGCCATCGGCGTCGGTGTCGTGGTTGTCGCCATTACCTATCTTTCGCTGATCGTTGGCGAACTTGTGCCCAAGCAGATTGCTCTGCGCGACCCTGAAAAGGTGGCCGTGCGGGTATCTCCTGCCATGGTGATGCTGTCCAAGATCGGTGCGCCCGTCGTCTGGCTGCTGGATCGTTCCGGCAAGCTGGTCCTGGCGCTGCTGGGCCACAGCGGTGAGTCCAATGCGTCCGTGACCGACGATGAAATTCGCACGGTTCTGGCCGAAGCGCATAGCGCCGGTGTTATCGAAACCGAAGAATCCGCCATGATCACCAGCGTCATGCGCCTTGCCGACCGCAATGCGCGCGGCCTGATGACGCCACGCCGCGACGTGGAAGTGGTGGATATCGAGGACACGGCAGAAGAAATTCGTGAGCAGTTGCGCGCAACGCAGCGCTCGCGCCTGCCGGTTCGTAATGGTGCTTCCGATGAGATTCTCGGTGTTCTCTTTGCAAAGGATGCGTTCGATGCGCTGGCCTCCGGCCGCGAGCTGAATATTCGCGAATTGCTGCGTGAAGTTCCAGTTGTCTCCGACCTGACGAGTGCCGTCGATGTCATTCAGTCCCTGCGCCGCTCCACGGTGCACATGGTTCTGGTTTATGACGAATACGGCCACTTCGAGGGCATCATCAGCTCCGGCGACGTGCTTGAGGCCATTACCGGCGCGTTTCAGGAAGACGATGGCGAAGAGCCCGCCATGGTGGAGCGCGAAGACGGCAGCTTCCTCGTGGCCGGATGGATGCCAGCCGACGAATTTGCCGACCGCATGGGTTTCCAGATTTCCGACGATGCCGAATTCGAAACCGTGGCCGGTCTGGTGCTGGACGAGTTTCGCCGCTTGCCGGAACTGGGTGAGCACATCACGCGCAACGGCTGGCGCTTCGAAGTCATCGATCTCGATGGTCACCGCATCGACAAGGTGCTGGTCAGCCGGGCTGCATAA
- a CDS encoding cell division protein ZapA, which yields MAQVTVMIDGKAYRMACEAGQEAHLTDLASQFDQYVGHLKSQFGEIGDLRLTVMAGIMITDEMSELSRKIEALESQLASLQKNHDGMAQSKAKNDELVVNAISDLSSRLNGITEKLVARPKPVVN from the coding sequence ATGGCTCAAGTCACCGTGATGATCGACGGCAAGGCCTATCGCATGGCCTGCGAGGCAGGGCAGGAGGCCCATCTGACCGATCTGGCCAGCCAGTTCGACCAGTATGTCGGTCATCTCAAAAGCCAGTTCGGTGAAATTGGCGATCTCCGGCTGACCGTCATGGCGGGCATCATGATCACGGATGAAATGTCGGAGCTATCGCGCAAGATCGAAGCGCTGGAAAGCCAGCTCGCATCCTTGCAGAAAAATCATGACGGCATGGCCCAGAGCAAGGCGAAGAATGATGAGCTGGTGGTGAACGCCATCTCCGATCTTTCCTCGCGTCTTAACGGGATCACGGAGAAACTGGTGGCACGACCGAAGCCAGTCGTGAATTGA
- a CDS encoding DUF4164 domain-containing protein has translation MTADKTIQIALSELGSAINSLENAIDMRIERQRENGEVESEVKRVHVDRARLAQELDQSQFRANRLEEVNREVSRRLVTAMETIRAVLDR, from the coding sequence ATGACGGCGGATAAAACCATACAGATCGCGTTGTCGGAGCTAGGCTCCGCCATCAACAGCCTTGAGAACGCCATCGATATGCGCATCGAGCGTCAGCGCGAGAATGGCGAAGTCGAGAGCGAGGTGAAGCGTGTGCATGTGGACCGCGCACGGCTGGCGCAGGAGCTCGACCAGTCGCAGTTTCGAGCCAATCGCCTCGAAGAAGTCAACCGCGAGGTTTCCCGCCGCCTGGTGACTGCGATGGAAACGATCCGCGCCGTGCTGGACCGATAA
- the tkt gene encoding transketolase gives MISRDKHDRMANAIRFLAMDAVEKANSGHPGLPMGAADVATVLFTRYLKFDPKAWQWPDRDRFVLSAGHGSMLLYSLLYLTGYEDMTIDEIKRFRQLGSKTAGHPEYHHATGIETTTGPLGQGIANAVGMAIAERKLEEEFGSDLQSHFTYALCGDGCLMEGISHEAIALAGHLKLNKLVLFWDNNNITIDGEVGLSDSTDQIARFKAVHWNTIEIDGHDPEAIANAIEAAHASDRPTFIACKTVIGFGAPNKQGTHKVHGNPLGAEEIAAARKSLNWEAEPFVIPEDVLDAWRLAGLRSTKTRQEWEARLEATDADKKAEFKRRFAGDLTGNFDSSIDAFKKKVAADNPTVATRKASEDTLEVINGILAETIGGSADLTPSNNTKTSQMKSITPTDFSGRYLHYGIREHGMAAAMNGIALHGGLIPYAGGFLIFSDYCRPSIRLAALMGIRVVHVLTHDSIGVGEDGPTHQPVEQIAALRAIPNLLVFRPADETETAEAWQFALHQKNRPSALALTRQNLAPARKEYEEKNLVSYGAYELVSASDAKVSIFASGSEVEIALKAAADLKVKGISTRVVSVPCFELFKEQPETYRKAIIGNSPVKVGVEAAIRQGWDYFIGNDGAFVGMHSFGASAPAKDLYKHFGITAEAVVAAAEAKLG, from the coding sequence ATGATTTCTCGCGATAAACACGACCGGATGGCCAATGCAATCCGCTTTCTTGCCATGGATGCTGTGGAGAAGGCCAATTCCGGCCACCCAGGCCTGCCAATGGGCGCTGCGGACGTGGCCACGGTTCTCTTCACGCGTTACCTGAAATTCGATCCGAAGGCATGGCAGTGGCCAGACCGCGACCGCTTCGTGCTGTCGGCCGGCCACGGCTCCATGCTGCTTTACTCACTCCTTTACCTCACAGGGTACGAGGACATGACGATCGACGAGATCAAGCGTTTCCGTCAGCTTGGTTCCAAAACAGCCGGTCACCCCGAATATCATCACGCCACCGGCATCGAAACCACGACCGGTCCGCTGGGTCAGGGCATCGCCAATGCCGTCGGCATGGCCATTGCCGAGCGCAAGCTAGAAGAAGAATTCGGTTCCGATCTTCAGAGCCACTTCACCTACGCGCTGTGCGGCGATGGTTGCCTGATGGAAGGCATAAGCCATGAAGCGATTGCGCTGGCTGGCCACCTGAAGCTCAACAAGCTCGTGTTGTTCTGGGATAACAACAACATCACCATCGACGGTGAAGTCGGACTGTCGGACTCGACAGACCAGATCGCCCGCTTCAAGGCCGTTCACTGGAACACAATTGAGATCGACGGTCACGACCCGGAAGCGATTGCCAACGCCATCGAAGCCGCCCACGCCTCCGACCGCCCAACCTTCATCGCCTGCAAAACCGTCATCGGTTTTGGCGCGCCAAACAAGCAGGGCACGCACAAGGTGCACGGCAACCCGCTAGGTGCCGAAGAAATCGCCGCTGCCCGCAAGAGCCTGAACTGGGAAGCCGAACCTTTCGTCATCCCGGAAGACGTGCTTGACGCCTGGCGTCTGGCTGGCCTGCGCTCCACCAAGACGCGCCAGGAGTGGGAAGCTCGCCTGGAAGCGACCGACGCCGACAAGAAGGCCGAGTTCAAGCGCCGCTTTGCCGGTGACCTGACTGGTAATTTCGACAGCTCCATCGACGCCTTCAAGAAGAAGGTTGCCGCCGATAACCCAACGGTTGCCACCCGCAAGGCATCTGAAGACACGCTCGAAGTCATCAATGGCATTCTGGCCGAAACGATCGGCGGCTCTGCCGACCTGACGCCATCCAACAACACCAAGACGAGCCAGATGAAGTCGATCACGCCGACCGATTTCTCGGGCCGTTACCTGCATTACGGCATCCGCGAACACGGCATGGCAGCAGCCATGAACGGTATTGCGCTGCATGGCGGTCTTATTCCTTACGCTGGCGGCTTCCTGATCTTCTCGGATTATTGCCGTCCTTCCATCCGCCTGGCAGCCCTCATGGGCATCCGCGTCGTTCACGTGTTGACGCACGACTCGATCGGCGTTGGCGAAGACGGCCCGACCCACCAGCCGGTCGAGCAGATTGCCGCACTTCGCGCCATTCCGAACCTTCTCGTCTTCCGCCCTGCGGATGAAACCGAAACGGCTGAAGCCTGGCAGTTCGCGCTGCACCAGAAGAACCGCCCGTCGGCACTGGCTCTCACCCGTCAGAACCTGGCTCCGGCCCGCAAGGAATACGAGGAAAAGAACCTCGTCTCCTACGGCGCATACGAACTGGTTTCGGCAAGCGACGCCAAGGTCTCGATCTTTGCATCCGGTTCGGAAGTCGAGATTGCGCTGAAGGCTGCCGCCGACCTCAAGGTCAAGGGCATCTCCACCCGCGTCGTTTCTGTTCCCTGCTTCGAACTCTTCAAGGAGCAGCCGGAGACCTATCGCAAGGCGATCATCGGCAACTCGCCGGTCAAGGTTGGTGTCGAAGCCGCCATTCGTCAGGGCTGGGATTACTTCATCGGCAATGACGGCGCGTTTGTCGGCATGCACTCCTTCGGCGCATCCGCCCCTGCCAAGGATCTCTACAAGCATTTCGGCATCACGGCAGAAGCCGTCGTTGCTGCGGCAGAAGCGAAGCTCGGCTGA
- the gap gene encoding type I glyceraldehyde-3-phosphate dehydrogenase: MTVKVAINGFGRIGRNVLRAIVESGRTDIEVVAINDLGPVETNAHLLRYDSIHGKFPADVKVEGDTIIVAGGKPIKVTAVRDPAQLPHKELGVDIALECTGIFVARDKAAAHLTAGAKRVIISAPAEGADLTVVFGVNHDQLTKDHLVISNASCTTNCLVPVVKVLDDVVGIDHGFMTTIHSYTGDQPTLDTMHKDLYRARAAALSMIPTSTGAAKAVGLVLPHLKGKLDGTSIRVPTPNVSVVDFKFVAKKATTVEEINNAIKSASNGALKGILGYTDEPLVSRDFNHDSHSSIFATDQTKVMEGNFVRILTWYDNEWGFSNRMSDTAVALAKTI, encoded by the coding sequence ATGACTGTAAAAGTTGCCATTAACGGTTTTGGTCGCATCGGCCGTAACGTCCTTCGCGCTATCGTGGAATCCGGCCGCACGGACATCGAAGTCGTTGCCATCAACGACTTAGGCCCGGTCGAAACCAATGCGCATCTGCTACGCTACGACAGCATCCACGGCAAATTCCCGGCTGACGTGAAGGTCGAAGGCGACACGATCATCGTTGCTGGCGGCAAGCCGATCAAGGTCACAGCTGTGCGCGATCCAGCCCAGCTGCCGCACAAGGAACTCGGCGTCGATATCGCGCTGGAATGCACCGGCATCTTTGTTGCCCGTGACAAGGCAGCCGCTCACCTTACCGCCGGTGCAAAGCGCGTCATCATCTCGGCGCCTGCCGAAGGTGCGGATCTGACGGTCGTCTTCGGTGTCAACCACGACCAGTTGACGAAGGACCACCTCGTCATCTCCAACGCATCCTGCACGACAAACTGCCTGGTTCCAGTCGTCAAGGTTCTGGATGACGTCGTCGGCATCGACCACGGCTTCATGACCACGATCCACTCCTACACCGGCGACCAGCCAACGCTGGATACCATGCACAAGGACCTGTACCGCGCCCGCGCCGCTGCCCTGTCCATGATCCCGACCTCGACCGGCGCCGCCAAGGCCGTTGGCCTCGTACTGCCACACCTCAAAGGCAAGCTCGACGGCACGTCTATCCGCGTTCCAACGCCAAACGTCTCGGTCGTCGACTTCAAGTTCGTGGCCAAGAAGGCAACGACCGTCGAGGAAATCAACAACGCCATCAAGTCCGCCTCCAACGGCGCGCTGAAGGGCATCCTCGGCTATACCGACGAACCATTGGTCTCCCGCGACTTCAACCACGACAGCCACTCTTCCATTTTCGCAACGGACCAGACAAAGGTCATGGAAGGCAACTTCGTGCGTATCCTGACCTGGTACGACAACGAATGGGGCTTCTCCAACCGTATGTCCGACACGGCAGTGGCGCTGGCCAAGACGATCTGA
- a CDS encoding HigA family addiction module antitoxin, with translation MNAMQGIRLKNPAHPGGFIKSEIIEPLGLSVTAAAQVLGVTRAALSALLNERSHLSSEMALRIEKAFGVSMDTLMRMQNSFDIAQARKREGEINVAPFSGKPIDQQTALG, from the coding sequence ATGAATGCGATGCAAGGCATCCGCCTGAAAAACCCCGCTCACCCCGGCGGTTTCATCAAAAGCGAGATTATCGAACCGCTAGGCCTATCTGTCACGGCTGCGGCGCAGGTCCTCGGTGTCACGAGAGCGGCCTTGTCGGCTCTGCTGAATGAACGCTCGCATCTCTCTTCGGAGATGGCGTTGAGAATCGAGAAAGCCTTCGGTGTGTCAATGGATACGTTGATGAGGATGCAGAACAGCTTTGATATTGCGCAGGCGCGCAAGCGGGAAGGCGAGATCAATGTCGCGCCGTTCAGCGGTAAGCCAATCGATCAGCAGACCGCGCTGGGCTAA
- a CDS encoding type II toxin-antitoxin system RelE/ParE family toxin, which yields MKIRNVIHKGLRRLIEDDDASGLQAAVVPKLLRIVSFLQDMEREDELRTVPSWKAHQLTGDRKGTWSLFVTKNWRITLRIDQAEIEIVDLDYEDYH from the coding sequence ATGAAAATCCGTAACGTGATCCATAAGGGTTTGCGCCGTTTGATCGAGGACGATGACGCGTCCGGCTTGCAGGCGGCCGTGGTGCCGAAACTGCTTCGCATCGTTTCTTTCCTTCAGGATATGGAACGCGAAGACGAATTACGCACGGTTCCGAGCTGGAAGGCGCATCAACTGACCGGTGATCGCAAGGGCACCTGGAGCCTGTTCGTTACAAAGAACTGGCGGATCACGCTGCGGATCGATCAAGCGGAAATCGAGATTGTCGATCTCGACTATGAAGACTATCACTAG
- a CDS encoding potassium/proton antiporter, producing the protein MESFYLLLLVATVLVLVAAFSSLIAYRFGAPLLLLFLMIGLAAGTDGLGIHFSNNPLAYMLGSLVLAVILFDSGFGTSIQSFKLSAGPSISLATVGVVLTSVFFAGAAALLLGFSWLEGLLLGSIVASTDAAAVFFLLRIGGIHIRDQVRSTLEVESGTNDPMAIFLTVALVEVVSKGQGIAGFDTSFLLLFMQEMALGVIFGLGGGLMIVTVVNRFQVDRGLVPILVLALALLVFSATGALHGSGFLAVYVAGIVAGNRKIFAKGAIRRFHEGMTWLAQIIMFLMLGLLATPSQFPAIIVPAVLLALFLIFIARPLAVWLSLMPFNYTQQETTFVAWVGLRGAVSILLAILPALGGLQGAETYFNAAFIIVLVSLLLQGWTIKPVATRLGLIVPPRMGDVDKLEVDLPGTATHELVSYRVAKGSAVLQGERIPRWAMPSLVVREGKSIRYQYAGRLRENDLVYLFVIPINSRLLDRLFASAKPVTKDDEDLFGTFAISPQRPARELDASYGPGLLTMQEQSLTVAELITSRLGGKAEYADRVRLGSLILIVRDLDENHAISSVGISLEPVEPAITLPVFISLKEIVHRTRSHFAEKRRTRRAAATGNPIPVAGDDSTQAENDR; encoded by the coding sequence GTGGAATCGTTTTATTTATTGCTGCTCGTCGCCACCGTCCTCGTTCTTGTCGCTGCCTTTTCCAGCCTCATCGCCTACCGCTTTGGCGCGCCGCTGCTGCTTCTTTTCCTGATGATAGGCCTTGCAGCGGGCACAGATGGGCTGGGCATTCATTTCAGCAACAATCCGCTGGCCTACATGCTGGGCTCGCTGGTGCTGGCCGTTATCCTGTTCGATAGCGGCTTCGGCACATCGATCCAGTCTTTCAAGCTGTCCGCCGGGCCATCCATTTCTTTGGCCACTGTCGGCGTGGTGCTGACATCGGTGTTTTTTGCAGGTGCCGCAGCCCTGCTTCTCGGCTTCTCCTGGCTGGAAGGCCTGTTGCTGGGCTCCATCGTCGCCTCCACGGATGCGGCCGCAGTGTTCTTTCTGCTGCGCATCGGCGGTATTCATATCCGCGATCAGGTGCGCTCCACCCTTGAAGTCGAATCCGGCACCAACGATCCAATGGCGATTTTCCTGACTGTCGCGCTCGTGGAAGTCGTCTCGAAAGGTCAGGGCATTGCGGGTTTCGATACCAGCTTCCTTCTCCTGTTCATGCAGGAAATGGCGTTGGGCGTCATCTTCGGCTTGGGCGGCGGGCTGATGATCGTCACTGTCGTCAACCGCTTTCAGGTGGATCGCGGCCTTGTGCCGATCCTTGTTCTAGCGTTGGCGCTGCTGGTATTTTCCGCCACCGGAGCGTTGCATGGCAGCGGTTTTCTGGCGGTCTATGTCGCGGGCATCGTTGCAGGCAATCGCAAGATTTTCGCCAAGGGCGCCATCCGCCGATTTCATGAGGGCATGACGTGGCTGGCGCAGATCATCATGTTCTTGATGCTCGGCCTTCTCGCAACGCCCTCGCAGTTTCCTGCCATCATCGTGCCTGCAGTGTTACTTGCGCTGTTCCTCATCTTCATCGCAAGACCGTTGGCCGTGTGGCTCAGCCTCATGCCCTTCAACTATACCCAGCAGGAAACGACCTTCGTCGCCTGGGTGGGCTTGCGCGGTGCTGTCTCCATTCTGCTGGCCATTCTGCCAGCACTGGGCGGGTTGCAAGGTGCGGAAACCTATTTCAACGCGGCGTTCATCATCGTTCTCGTTTCGCTTCTGTTGCAGGGCTGGACCATCAAACCCGTTGCCACACGCCTCGGCCTCATCGTGCCGCCGCGCATGGGCGATGTCGACAAACTCGAAGTGGACCTGCCCGGTACCGCCACCCACGAACTGGTATCCTACCGCGTTGCAAAAGGCAGCGCGGTGTTACAGGGGGAGCGCATTCCGCGCTGGGCCATGCCGTCGCTGGTGGTGCGGGAGGGCAAGTCCATTCGCTATCAATATGCTGGTCGCCTGCGCGAAAACGATCTGGTCTATCTCTTCGTCATTCCCATCAATTCACGGCTTCTCGACCGGCTGTTTGCCAGCGCAAAACCGGTGACAAAGGATGACGAAGACCTGTTCGGCACTTTCGCCATCTCGCCCCAGCGCCCCGCGCGAGAACTGGATGCCTCCTATGGGCCGGGCCTTTTGACCATGCAGGAGCAATCGCTGACGGTTGCCGAGCTCATCACCAGCCGTCTGGGCGGCAAGGCCGAATATGCCGACCGTGTGCGCCTGGGCTCATTGATCCTCATCGTCCGAGATCTCGATGAGAACCACGCCATTTCCAGCGTCGGCATTTCACTGGAACCTGTGGAGCCCGCCATCACCCTGCCCGTCTTCATCAGCCTGAAGGAAATCGTCCACCGAACACGCAGCCATTTTGCCGAGAAACGGCGTACGCGCCGCGCAGCAGCCACCGGTAACCCCATACCAGTGGCGGGCGACGACAGTACGCAGGCAGAAAATGATCGTTGA